In Bacillus sp. SB49, a single window of DNA contains:
- a CDS encoding 3-hydroxyacyl-CoA dehydrogenase/enoyl-CoA hydratase family protein has product MAHKIKRAAVLGSGVMGAGIAAHLANIGIPTLMLDMAPKELTEAEKNRGLTLEDRTVRNRISSDNKQKLLKHKPAPLTSKRNMDLIEIGNFEDDLNRIADVDWVVEVVVENLDIKKKVLADVDRFRKQGAIVSSNTSGISIEAMAEDCSEDFRSHFLGTHFFNPPRYLKLLEVIPTKDTDPEVLQFMKTFGEDVLGKGVVEAKDTPNFIANRIGTYGLLITVQQMLEKGYSVGEVDSVTGPLIGRPKSATFRTLDVVGLDTFAHVAKNVYDQVDGEEKQAFEIPAFMKQMLDKGWLGSKSGQGFFLKQKGEILQLNPQTMDYEPRAKLKTRATEAAKQEKGTRRKLKTLVAANDDRAGDLVWSVLKPVLIYSAQLAGEIADDIVAIDKAMKWGFGWELGPFELWDAIGLETSVKRMKDEGDAVPGWVEAMIKEGKESFYKQENGNVYFYHEGNYIQQSFNKKNIHLKRLKEGKNVIKKNAGASLIDLGDGVAGLEFHSQSNSIGPDIVQMINYAVEEVDKNFEGLVLGNQGKNFCVGANLGMILMEAQDFNFFEIEMVVKNFQDSMMRLKYSDKPVVAAPFGMTLGGGAEVCLPASAIQASSETYMGLVETGVGLIPGGGGNKELYMKQLRSIPKDVAVDLQKVAVSVFEKIAMAKVSTSGEEAKENGFLDQMDAISPNGDHLIHDAKEKVLGLAGAGYTAPKRTKVPVAGEQGYATMLLGAKSLLLSGYASEHDLKIAEKLANVLAGGRLKEGTLVDEQYLLDLEREAFLSLVGEPKSQARMQHMLMKGKPLRN; this is encoded by the coding sequence ATGGCTCATAAAATCAAACGAGCAGCCGTGCTCGGTTCAGGAGTAATGGGGGCAGGTATTGCCGCTCATCTGGCTAACATAGGTATCCCGACACTTATGCTCGATATGGCTCCTAAGGAACTGACAGAAGCGGAGAAAAATCGTGGGTTGACGTTGGAAGATCGTACGGTCCGCAATCGGATTTCATCTGATAATAAACAGAAACTGTTGAAGCATAAACCGGCACCACTGACGAGTAAGCGTAACATGGATTTAATTGAAATAGGTAATTTTGAAGACGATTTAAATAGGATTGCTGACGTGGACTGGGTAGTTGAAGTCGTCGTTGAAAATCTGGATATCAAGAAGAAGGTCCTTGCTGATGTGGACCGGTTTAGAAAACAGGGGGCAATTGTCAGTTCAAACACTTCGGGAATATCCATTGAAGCCATGGCGGAAGACTGCAGTGAAGATTTTCGAAGCCACTTTTTAGGAACGCATTTCTTCAATCCGCCTCGTTATTTAAAGCTGCTCGAAGTCATCCCGACAAAGGATACGGATCCGGAAGTTCTACAGTTCATGAAAACGTTTGGAGAAGATGTGCTTGGTAAAGGCGTAGTGGAAGCGAAAGATACACCGAACTTCATCGCCAACCGCATCGGAACATACGGACTTTTGATCACCGTCCAGCAGATGCTTGAAAAAGGGTACAGTGTCGGGGAAGTGGACTCGGTCACGGGCCCGCTGATCGGTCGTCCGAAAAGCGCAACGTTCCGAACGTTGGATGTCGTCGGTCTTGATACGTTCGCTCATGTGGCGAAGAATGTTTACGATCAAGTGGATGGAGAAGAGAAGCAGGCGTTTGAAATACCGGCCTTTATGAAACAGATGCTTGACAAAGGCTGGCTCGGATCTAAGAGTGGCCAAGGATTCTTTTTAAAGCAAAAAGGAGAAATCCTGCAGCTCAATCCTCAGACGATGGATTACGAACCGAGGGCGAAATTGAAAACGAGAGCAACGGAGGCTGCCAAACAGGAAAAAGGCACCCGCAGAAAGTTAAAGACACTGGTAGCAGCCAATGATGACCGGGCTGGAGATCTTGTTTGGTCTGTCTTGAAGCCGGTGCTTATCTATTCTGCTCAATTGGCTGGTGAAATTGCAGATGATATCGTTGCGATTGATAAAGCGATGAAGTGGGGATTCGGATGGGAATTGGGACCGTTTGAACTTTGGGACGCCATCGGACTCGAAACATCGGTGAAGCGGATGAAGGACGAAGGAGATGCAGTTCCAGGTTGGGTCGAAGCCATGATTAAGGAAGGTAAGGAGAGCTTTTACAAACAGGAAAATGGAAACGTTTACTTTTATCACGAAGGAAACTACATCCAGCAGTCCTTCAACAAGAAGAACATTCATTTAAAGCGCCTGAAAGAGGGAAAAAACGTTATTAAAAAGAATGCCGGTGCGAGTCTGATTGATTTGGGAGACGGAGTGGCAGGTCTCGAATTCCACTCTCAAAGCAATTCGATCGGGCCGGATATTGTCCAGATGATCAATTATGCAGTGGAAGAGGTTGACAAAAATTTCGAGGGTCTTGTCCTTGGAAACCAAGGGAAGAACTTCTGCGTTGGTGCCAACCTTGGAATGATCCTGATGGAAGCCCAGGACTTTAACTTCTTCGAAATCGAAATGGTCGTGAAGAATTTTCAGGACAGTATGATGAGACTGAAGTATTCCGATAAACCGGTCGTTGCAGCACCATTCGGTATGACACTTGGAGGAGGAGCGGAAGTATGTCTGCCGGCTTCTGCCATCCAGGCATCTTCAGAAACCTATATGGGACTGGTGGAAACGGGAGTCGGACTGATTCCGGGCGGTGGTGGAAATAAAGAACTTTACATGAAACAACTGCGAAGTATTCCGAAAGATGTTGCCGTCGATTTACAGAAGGTCGCTGTAAGTGTGTTTGAAAAAATCGCCATGGCGAAGGTGTCGACCTCCGGAGAAGAAGCGAAGGAAAATGGATTCCTTGATCAGATGGATGCCATTAGTCCAAATGGGGATCACTTGATCCACGATGCGAAAGAGAAAGTACTTGGTCTTGCCGGGGCGGGATATACAGCTCCAAAACGGACGAAGGTTCCGGTTGCGGGTGAACAGGGGTACGCAACGATGCTGCTTGGTGCAAAGTCGCTGTTGTTAAGCGGCTATGCAAGTGAACATGATTTGAAGATTGCGGAAAAACTGGCGAACGTCCTGGCCGGCGGCCGGCTGAAAGAAGGCACACTTGTAGATGAGCAATATTTATTGGACCTTGAAAGAGAAGCATTCCTAAGCCTCGTCGGAGAACCGAAATCGCAGGCAAGAATGCAGCATATGCTTATGAAAGGTAAACCACTGCGTAACTAA
- a CDS encoding proline dehydrogenase family protein, translating to MEKILKNFFLFLSKNRFFTKLAKRYGLRFGAGRFVAGETIEAAVQTIKELNDKGMSVTIDHLGEFIDSRSEAVAAAEECMEAIRAIADNKLDSQLSLKLTSMGMDIADDLVMDNMRRILDVAEEKDVFVTIDMEDFERCEKTLEIFKKLREDYDHIGTVLQSYLYRTEEDIKALNAYSPNLRLVKGAYKESAKVAFPEKKDVDENLKNIIRIHLMNGNYTAVASHDDAIIDYTKQLVAEKNIPNDRFEFQMLYGIRVDRQEELVKEGYKVRVYVPYGNDWYGYFMRRLAERPANVAFVLKGVFGK from the coding sequence ATGGAAAAGATCCTTAAGAATTTCTTTTTATTTCTATCCAAAAACCGGTTCTTTACAAAGCTGGCAAAACGATACGGACTTCGCTTCGGAGCTGGAAGATTTGTTGCCGGAGAAACCATTGAAGCAGCTGTTCAAACGATCAAGGAACTGAATGACAAGGGAATGTCCGTCACAATCGATCACTTGGGGGAGTTTATCGACAGCAGATCGGAAGCTGTAGCAGCAGCGGAAGAGTGCATGGAAGCGATCCGTGCAATTGCTGATAACAAGCTTGATTCCCAACTATCCCTGAAGCTTACTTCCATGGGGATGGATATAGCCGATGATCTGGTTATGGATAATATGCGCCGGATATTGGATGTGGCTGAAGAAAAAGATGTATTTGTAACTATTGATATGGAGGACTTCGAGCGGTGTGAGAAGACGCTTGAGATTTTCAAAAAGCTGAGAGAGGATTATGATCATATTGGTACTGTTCTGCAGTCTTATTTGTACCGTACCGAGGAGGATATAAAAGCGCTGAATGCTTATAGTCCGAACCTTCGCCTTGTGAAGGGAGCCTATAAAGAATCAGCAAAAGTCGCTTTCCCTGAAAAGAAAGACGTAGACGAAAATTTAAAGAATATCATCCGTATACATCTCATGAATGGAAACTATACGGCTGTAGCGAGTCACGATGATGCGATCATTGATTATACGAAACAGCTGGTAGCGGAAAAGAATATACCAAACGATCGCTTTGAATTTCAGATGCTTTATGGAATCCGCGTGGACCGTCAGGAAGAGCTTGTCAAAGAGGGATACAAGGTGAGAGTTTATGTGCCGTATGGAAATGATTGGTATGGGTACTTCATGCGCAGACTTGCAGAGCGTCCAGCCAATGTTGCATTCGTTTTAAAAGGCGTTTTTGGTAAATAA
- a CDS encoding YfhD family protein, which produces MGRDDHRKGKGKQKYKLPQTPKNEKHPNIDVEFSEELADREDKIAQERSKAADRRAHRQK; this is translated from the coding sequence ATGGGTAGAGACGATCACCGAAAAGGTAAAGGGAAACAGAAATATAAATTACCTCAAACTCCTAAGAACGAAAAACATCCTAATATTGATGTTGAGTTCTCAGAGGAACTAGCGGATCGGGAAGATAAAATTGCTCAAGAACGAAGCAAGGCCGCCGACCGCAGAGCACATCGACAGAAATAA
- a CDS encoding cation transporter: protein MELTLEVNGMSCEKCRESVKDALQTLEGVHGVEVLLESGKVHIAYDEAYVSKGLMKEAVRAQGYEAVG from the coding sequence ATGGAATTGACTTTGGAAGTGAATGGAATGTCTTGTGAGAAGTGCAGGGAATCGGTAAAAGACGCTCTTCAGACGTTAGAGGGGGTGCACGGTGTCGAGGTGCTTCTTGAGAGTGGAAAAGTTCATATCGCTTACGACGAAGCATATGTTTCAAAAGGACTGATGAAAGAAGCTGTGAGAGCGCAAGGATATGAAGCAGTAGGATAA
- a CDS encoding alpha/beta-type small acid-soluble spore protein → MPNRKRILVPEARAGLDQLKKEVTRSSTADRAKFEVAEELGIPLREKGNGDLSTKDAGRIGGRIGGGMVKEMIRRAQMELQHKNTEE, encoded by the coding sequence ATGCCAAACAGAAAGCGGATATTAGTTCCAGAAGCGAGAGCTGGACTGGATCAACTGAAGAAAGAAGTAACAAGAAGCAGCACCGCAGACCGAGCGAAGTTTGAAGTGGCGGAAGAATTGGGTATTCCTTTGAGAGAAAAAGGGAACGGTGATTTGTCTACAAAAGATGCCGGTCGTATAGGCGGGAGAATAGGTGGAGGAATGGTTAAAGAGATGATCCGCCGGGCACAAATGGAGCTTCAGCATAAGAATACAGAAGAATAA
- a CDS encoding TrmB family transcriptional regulator yields MLQKFGFTQYESNVFEVLTSSREPLDATSIVKYSQVPKSKVYEVLQRLQEKGLILTSFHGKRKLYTALALETTIEKLTSDFEANLEELKTKEYTLPVSDERVWTMENEQSITALLKACIDRATNSILLTGWNDELASLVTDLERKAEQGVMVELLSIGDLDAPMFQSHILHPNETHEALERHKLVIIDGEEMVFAGSESGVSQGIHTLSKPLVKFFTEYFYHDVALAEITEKYKDILMEDEEVKNILMKLRY; encoded by the coding sequence ATGCTACAGAAATTCGGTTTCACCCAATATGAAAGCAATGTATTTGAAGTATTAACATCCAGCCGTGAACCACTTGATGCAACGAGCATTGTAAAGTATTCACAAGTTCCTAAGTCCAAAGTGTACGAAGTCCTTCAACGCCTTCAAGAGAAAGGCCTAATCCTCACATCGTTCCACGGAAAAAGAAAATTATATACAGCACTTGCTCTTGAAACGACCATTGAAAAGCTGACGTCAGACTTCGAAGCTAACTTGGAAGAATTGAAAACGAAGGAGTACACGCTCCCTGTCTCCGATGAGCGCGTTTGGACAATGGAAAATGAACAATCCATTACAGCGCTTTTGAAGGCATGTATTGATCGAGCCACTAACAGCATTCTTCTTACGGGCTGGAATGATGAATTGGCCTCTTTGGTCACAGATTTAGAGCGGAAAGCGGAGCAAGGCGTAATGGTGGAGCTTCTTTCTATAGGGGACCTTGATGCACCCATGTTCCAATCGCATATTCTGCACCCGAACGAGACGCACGAAGCATTAGAACGGCACAAGCTTGTCATTATTGACGGCGAGGAGATGGTGTTCGCCGGTTCCGAATCGGGAGTATCTCAAGGGATACACACGCTTTCCAAGCCACTGGTCAAATTTTTCACGGAATATTTTTACCACGATGTCGCCCTGGCAGAAATCACCGAAAAATATAAAGACATCTTGATGGAAGATGAAGAGGTCAAAAATATTTTGATGAAGCTTCGATATTAA
- a CDS encoding acetyl-CoA C-acetyltransferase yields the protein MREAVIVAGARTPVGLAKKGSLAFTRPDDLAALTIKETLRRANNYEGNIDDLIIGCAMPEAEQGMNMARNIAGLAGLSHEVPAITINRYCSSGLQSVAYAAEKIMLGHHDTALAGGAESMSLIPMGGHVIKPNVKLVENAPEYYMSMGHTAEEVANRFDISREDQDAFAVQSHARAAKAVEEGKFTDEIVPVEVMNRELGSDFKVKETTRTFSVDEGVRPGTTAEVLGKLKPAFSVKRSVTAGNSSQMSDGAASVLLMDREKAESEGLQPLVKFRSFAVAGVEPEIMGVGPVEAVPKALKMAGLSIADIGLFELNEAFASQSLRVIRALDLDPEKVNVNGGAIALGHPLGCTGTKLTLSLIHEMKRRNEQFGVVTMCIGGGMGAAGVFELI from the coding sequence GTGAGAGAAGCTGTTATTGTTGCAGGTGCACGAACACCTGTCGGCCTTGCAAAAAAAGGCTCGCTTGCCTTTACACGTCCTGACGATCTTGCTGCACTTACCATTAAAGAAACATTAAGGCGTGCCAACAACTATGAGGGCAACATCGATGATTTGATTATCGGATGCGCCATGCCGGAAGCAGAACAGGGGATGAATATGGCGCGAAACATAGCGGGCCTTGCCGGTCTCTCCCATGAAGTGCCGGCAATTACCATAAATCGTTACTGCTCTTCAGGGCTTCAAAGTGTCGCCTATGCAGCCGAAAAAATCATGCTCGGTCATCACGACACTGCACTTGCTGGTGGTGCAGAGTCCATGAGTCTCATTCCGATGGGCGGCCATGTCATTAAACCGAACGTCAAACTTGTGGAAAACGCACCGGAATATTACATGTCCATGGGTCATACCGCAGAAGAAGTGGCGAACCGTTTCGATATTTCCAGGGAAGATCAGGACGCTTTCGCCGTCCAAAGTCATGCAAGAGCGGCTAAGGCAGTAGAAGAAGGTAAATTTACGGATGAGATCGTGCCTGTAGAGGTGATGAATCGTGAGCTCGGCAGTGATTTCAAAGTTAAGGAAACGACTAGAACTTTCTCGGTGGATGAAGGAGTTCGTCCAGGCACGACCGCCGAAGTACTCGGAAAACTGAAGCCCGCTTTCTCTGTCAAAAGGTCCGTCACGGCAGGGAATTCCTCACAAATGAGTGATGGTGCGGCTTCCGTGCTGCTGATGGATAGAGAAAAAGCAGAAAGCGAAGGGTTGCAGCCATTAGTGAAGTTCCGGTCTTTTGCCGTTGCCGGGGTCGAACCTGAAATTATGGGGGTAGGACCGGTGGAAGCGGTACCGAAGGCTTTGAAGATGGCAGGCTTATCCATAGCTGATATTGGATTGTTTGAATTGAATGAAGCGTTTGCTTCGCAATCTCTTCGTGTGATTCGCGCACTCGACCTCGATCCGGAGAAGGTGAATGTAAACGGAGGAGCGATCGCTCTCGGTCACCCACTCGGATGTACCGGAACGAAACTGACGCTCAGTCTGATACATGAAATGAAAAGGAGAAACGAACAGTTCGGTGTTGTCACGATGTGTATCGGTGGAGGTATGGGTGCTGCCGGCGTATTCGAATTAATATAA
- a CDS encoding flavodoxin, whose amino-acid sequence MARILICYASMSGNTEEIADIIHSHLKNDYEVIMKEIEETEITELRDFDCVLIGSYTWNDGDLPYEVEDFYEELSENDLREVHGAVFGSGDRIYPQFCEAVHLLQAQLKANGAAIIQDGLEIEMTPDSEEDVNKCKVFAERVSHYLMKVGV is encoded by the coding sequence GTGGCGCGTATCTTGATCTGTTATGCAAGTATGTCTGGAAATACGGAAGAAATTGCGGACATCATCCATTCCCATCTTAAAAATGACTATGAAGTGATTATGAAGGAAATTGAAGAAACCGAAATTACCGAACTCCGTGATTTTGATTGTGTATTAATCGGTTCCTACACTTGGAACGACGGGGATCTACCATATGAGGTGGAGGATTTTTATGAGGAGTTGTCAGAGAATGACCTGAGAGAGGTGCACGGAGCAGTCTTCGGTTCCGGTGACAGGATCTATCCACAGTTCTGTGAAGCCGTTCACTTGCTGCAGGCACAGTTGAAAGCAAACGGAGCAGCCATTATTCAAGACGGCCTGGAAATCGAAATGACTCCCGACTCGGAAGAAGATGTCAACAAATGCAAGGTATTTGCAGAACGCGTCTCTCACTATCTCATGAAAGTCGGCGTATAA
- a CDS encoding VLRF1 family aeRF1-type release factor, producing MNLNKELKKLEAIHLEKPEKVFTMYLNTDPSDPEQQGGEWKIHLKNGLNNFESYLQEDGDSDEKRNFWAVKEKVQQFIEENEQNFAKSVVLFATGDDTIWFAERFQMPVKTEFYWEETPRLEQLKEMKDKFPKTGIVLTQKNQIKLIDAELGMLKDTQLFELDLDTEDWRQHQGPHQAQPSMGKGGAKSSKKDEFQERFEANRYRWYKSVAPKLDKLAKDYEWERLYLVGHKEELKDLQDNMNKSADDMVNKNLLDHEETHVIKEVVPS from the coding sequence ATGAATTTGAATAAAGAACTAAAAAAATTAGAAGCTATTCATTTAGAAAAACCGGAAAAAGTTTTTACGATGTACTTAAACACCGATCCTTCCGATCCCGAGCAGCAAGGTGGAGAGTGGAAGATCCATCTTAAGAACGGTCTGAACAACTTCGAATCCTATCTTCAGGAAGACGGGGATTCTGATGAGAAAAGGAATTTTTGGGCGGTCAAAGAGAAAGTCCAACAATTTATCGAGGAAAACGAACAAAATTTCGCAAAAAGCGTCGTTCTTTTCGCTACAGGTGATGATACGATATGGTTCGCTGAACGCTTTCAAATGCCCGTAAAGACAGAGTTCTATTGGGAGGAAACGCCGCGTCTGGAACAGTTGAAGGAAATGAAGGATAAATTCCCGAAAACAGGAATCGTTTTGACTCAAAAGAATCAGATCAAATTAATCGATGCAGAGCTTGGAATGTTGAAAGATACCCAGCTGTTTGAACTGGATCTCGATACGGAAGATTGGCGCCAGCACCAGGGGCCGCACCAGGCTCAGCCTTCCATGGGTAAAGGCGGAGCGAAATCATCCAAGAAGGATGAGTTCCAGGAGCGGTTTGAAGCAAATCGCTACCGATGGTATAAGAGTGTAGCACCCAAGCTTGATAAACTCGCAAAAGATTATGAATGGGAACGATTGTATTTAGTCGGCCATAAAGAAGAATTGAAAGATCTGCAGGACAATATGAACAAATCGGCCGATGATATGGTAAACAAGAATCTTCTTGATCATGAAGAGACGCATGTCATTAAAGAAGTCGTTCCATCCTGA
- a CDS encoding STAS domain-containing protein, translated as MKQVERTFPLPYFIINKNYFVQSYSKEAEQAFGRQENLLELLDEASVPKVKNWVTPEVQKLSLEVHLKPEDGQGNPQTCDMHVKWENDMYAEVLILTKDEQLSKVTKTLDQLRSRLNDTNFELLEEKEKLEDAIENSNQLSAPFIRLTADTALVPLFGDITAEKMYSVETSILKAAQKSDIDRVLFDFTAVGEMELEGAGLLKNIMISLLYMGAEVMIIGMQPVQAQSFQMQHFPSSIKYMNSLQQAVQKYCVK; from the coding sequence ATGAAACAAGTTGAACGTACATTCCCACTCCCTTATTTCATTATTAATAAAAACTACTTCGTCCAATCGTATTCCAAAGAAGCGGAACAGGCTTTTGGGAGACAGGAAAACCTGCTTGAATTATTAGATGAGGCAAGTGTACCAAAGGTGAAGAACTGGGTAACTCCGGAAGTTCAGAAATTATCCTTGGAAGTCCACTTAAAGCCGGAGGATGGTCAAGGGAATCCGCAAACATGTGACATGCATGTGAAATGGGAGAATGACATGTATGCGGAAGTACTTATTCTGACGAAAGATGAACAGTTGTCCAAGGTGACCAAAACACTGGATCAGCTCCGGTCACGTTTAAACGATACCAACTTCGAGCTGTTGGAAGAGAAAGAAAAGTTAGAAGATGCTATTGAAAACAGCAACCAATTGTCAGCCCCTTTCATCCGCCTTACAGCGGACACCGCACTAGTGCCGTTATTCGGAGATATCACCGCAGAGAAAATGTATTCGGTGGAAACGTCTATATTAAAGGCTGCGCAAAAGTCTGATATCGATCGTGTTTTGTTTGATTTTACAGCTGTTGGAGAAATGGAGCTGGAGGGCGCGGGTCTACTGAAGAACATCATGATATCCCTTCTTTATATGGGGGCAGAAGTTATGATTATAGGGATGCAGCCTGTCCAGGCACAAAGTTTTCAGATGCAGCACTTCCCTTCGAGTATCAAATATATGAACTCCCTGCAGCAAGCTGTACAAAAATACTGTGTGAAATGA
- a CDS encoding spore coat protein: MNQSQKIQNPETNVPKTPQMNERDFLNDQLTTEKYMTSSYNVALNEASNQNLYQDLATIFKETQDCQRNLYNLMFQNGWYAVEQAEQQKVQQTYQQFNGYKNQLPYNVQ; this comes from the coding sequence ATGAACCAGTCTCAAAAGATTCAAAACCCGGAAACAAATGTCCCAAAGACGCCGCAGATGAATGAAAGAGATTTCCTGAACGATCAATTAACCACCGAAAAGTATATGACTTCTTCTTATAATGTCGCTTTGAACGAAGCAAGCAATCAAAACCTTTATCAGGACTTAGCTACGATTTTCAAAGAGACACAGGACTGCCAGCGCAACTTGTATAACCTGATGTTTCAAAATGGCTGGTATGCTGTCGAACAGGCGGAACAACAAAAAGTTCAGCAGACCTATCAACAGTTCAATGGATACAAAAATCAACTTCCTTACAATGTACAGTAA
- a CDS encoding cobalamin B12-binding domain-containing protein, whose protein sequence is MELHHERLAHYFLDGDEEGALQYIRQLLEEHPRAYLYEDILTPAMYYIGELWERNEISVADEHLATAICDFVLSKLEQEKKTDKKYRNKKYKALLFGVEEEHHYIGLKMVAETFKEHGWRVRYLGPNLSLQHALVQIEKYRPDVIGISAALSYRLPAIKDLVNHFTMLDWKPFIMIGGRMAGKYDLSQLESDQSMVIKDLNHLNQWFKEGRDEAINETS, encoded by the coding sequence TTGGAACTGCATCATGAGCGACTGGCCCATTATTTCCTTGATGGAGATGAAGAGGGAGCGTTGCAATATATAAGGCAATTGTTAGAGGAACACCCCCGGGCATATTTGTATGAAGACATTTTGACACCCGCTATGTACTATATCGGTGAACTATGGGAGCGAAATGAAATATCTGTTGCGGATGAACATTTGGCAACGGCTATTTGTGATTTCGTCTTATCTAAATTGGAACAGGAAAAGAAGACCGATAAGAAATATAGAAATAAGAAATATAAAGCCCTGTTATTTGGTGTGGAAGAAGAACATCATTACATAGGTTTGAAAATGGTCGCTGAGACGTTTAAGGAACATGGTTGGCGTGTCCGGTATCTTGGGCCGAATTTGTCTCTGCAGCACGCTCTAGTCCAAATAGAAAAGTATCGCCCGGATGTAATCGGTATATCTGCAGCCTTGTCTTATCGTCTGCCAGCCATTAAGGATCTGGTCAACCATTTCACTATGTTGGATTGGAAACCATTTATTATGATCGGTGGACGGATGGCCGGCAAATATGACCTGAGCCAGCTGGAGTCGGATCAGTCTATGGTAATCAAAGACTTGAATCACTTGAACCAATGGTTTAAAGAGGGAAGGGATGAAGCAATAAATGAAACAAGTTGA
- a CDS encoding antibiotic biosynthesis monooxygenase family protein yields the protein MYVVDSMVVVPEHKAEDLINIYRKRSRLVDEAEGFLSFQLLQNDRKPGELTVHMEWESKAAYLEWVRSEQFRKIHELEKKYPDEELQGIVPKVTKYEVVAT from the coding sequence ATGTATGTAGTGGATTCCATGGTTGTAGTTCCAGAACATAAGGCGGAAGATTTAATTAATATATACCGAAAGCGCTCGAGGCTTGTAGATGAAGCGGAAGGATTTTTGTCTTTTCAACTCCTTCAGAATGACCGCAAGCCTGGTGAGTTAACGGTACACATGGAATGGGAATCAAAAGCGGCATATTTGGAATGGGTGCGCAGCGAGCAGTTCAGAAAAATCCACGAGCTGGAGAAGAAATACCCGGACGAAGAACTGCAGGGGATTGTACCTAAAGTCACGAAATATGAGGTGGTTGCGACATGA
- a CDS encoding MFS transporter: MNKKIYLLTIVAFVVGTVELIIGGILDLVAADLQVSVGRAGLLISLFSIVFAVASPILLTVTANMERKKLMIVTLFIFFLGNLIAFWSPNYTILMLSRIVTAASGSLLVVLAITIASSISEPAYRGRAIGTIFMGISGSLVLGVPIGLTIGNAFGWRAPFLLISVLTLLSMVAVAVSLGTIAPKPIISLKDQIRTLKDNKIWTAQFTSFLFLSGHLTLYAYLTPFLKSELGMNGTWVSIVYFVFGVAAVLGGGVGGYLSDKFGPEKSIIGIIALFAVALFVIPHVTFSLPLFLIVLVIWSALSWAVTPAQQNYLVSTAPETSDIQQSLNNSALHFGIAFGSSVGSVVIEQTSVIYNASVGGVFVLIALGTAIFSITRVKPAKRKQLLRSS; the protein is encoded by the coding sequence ATGAACAAAAAAATTTACTTGCTGACAATTGTTGCCTTCGTAGTAGGAACGGTTGAATTAATTATCGGAGGAATTCTGGATCTTGTTGCGGCTGATTTACAGGTGTCAGTCGGAAGAGCCGGTTTGCTCATTTCCTTGTTTTCTATAGTATTCGCTGTCGCTTCACCGATCTTGTTGACTGTGACTGCCAATATGGAACGGAAGAAGCTGATGATCGTTACATTATTCATTTTCTTCCTGGGGAACTTGATCGCCTTTTGGAGTCCAAACTATACGATATTGATGTTGTCGCGGATCGTAACGGCTGCAAGCGGCTCCCTGTTGGTTGTACTGGCTATTACCATCGCCTCTTCCATTTCAGAACCTGCCTATAGAGGAAGGGCGATCGGAACAATTTTCATGGGAATCAGCGGTTCGCTTGTATTGGGCGTACCCATCGGCCTTACGATTGGGAATGCATTCGGTTGGAGGGCACCGTTCCTGTTGATCAGTGTTCTCACATTATTATCAATGGTGGCGGTCGCGGTATCCTTAGGTACGATAGCGCCGAAGCCGATCATTTCTCTGAAAGATCAGATCCGTACTTTGAAAGACAATAAAATATGGACCGCCCAATTCACTTCTTTTCTGTTTTTGAGCGGACATTTAACTTTGTATGCGTATTTGACACCATTCTTGAAATCGGAGCTTGGCATGAACGGTACTTGGGTCAGTATCGTATATTTCGTATTCGGTGTAGCTGCCGTCCTGGGAGGCGGAGTAGGAGGATATTTATCCGACAAGTTCGGACCTGAGAAAAGCATCATTGGAATCATTGCTCTATTTGCTGTGGCTCTTTTCGTCATTCCACACGTCACATTTTCCTTGCCGCTTTTCCTTATCGTGCTTGTCATTTGGAGCGCACTCAGTTGGGCCGTTACTCCTGCTCAGCAAAACTATCTCGTTTCTACCGCTCCGGAAACGTCAGATATTCAGCAAAGCCTGAACAACTCCGCCCTTCATTTCGGAATTGCTTTCGGTTCTTCCGTGGGGAGTGTAGTTATTGAGCAGACCTCGGTCATTTATAATGCCTCTGTCGGTGGTGTGTTCGTACTTATTGCCCTTGGAACGGCTATTTTCTCGATTACAAGGGTGAAACCGGCGAAAAGGAAACAGCTCCTTCGATCTTCTTGA